From the Saccharomyces paradoxus chromosome XIV, complete sequence genome, one window contains:
- the APP1 gene encoding phosphatidate phosphatase APP1 (Phosphatidate phosphatase, converts phosphatidate to diacylglycerol~similar to YNL094W), with amino-acid sequence MNGQDYDESSSPAAATSSSASGDPRMGKKQRFMNLIRTTKDVYIPNLTSSISQKTMDGIRSTTNSFEGYNDSPVQLPHNTMITYFPTYTTTNLVNSDGLSAPRKDFETTVRCAVSYPGNPASRRNRWLLSLCKQYLRTGTVEADATPVAPPHLEEDSGDLTDSQSSIESSLSSKSENRYLHMGIQEEDILNERIQGFLSKKVPNTPIVVDLLPKDRLGGDTASFFGTTDSYGNLLIKAETDFLPSKINITLDAPTEGRADPISETFPVNYVSPYGIGLISDIDDTIKHTGVTGDRRSMFRNVFIHDVKSWVVDGVPLWYKTLHDVADVDFFYVSNSPIQTFPLLKEYICTNFPPGPIFLKQYSGNFFSTIMTSSANRKIQPITNILRDFPKKKFILVGDSGEHDLEAYTTTALQFPNQILAIYIRCCSNSMSDVPSHDEEVMKEVNNIIELQQQPMQITKSTARTRRRPPPPPIPSTQKPLLTEEQTESIRLSRRNKDENNTKGVVPPPLPKRQLPSLDTDTYYVPSSQNDYGMYGAFMDKKADEWKRRVMDSIQKLSNQDTTLMFFSDPALSLEDSIRRIREKYSN; translated from the coding sequence atgaatggTCAAGATTACGATGAAAGCTCTTCTCCTGCGGCTGCTACCAGTAGTTCTGCTTCTGGAGATCCACGAATGGGTAAGAAACAACGGTTTATGAACCTCATAAGAACCACAAAGGATGTCTATATTCCCAACTTGACGTCATCCATATCTCAAAAGACGATGGATGGCATTAGGAGCACTACGAATTCCTTCGAAGGTTACAATGATTCGCCTGTGCAATTGCCGCATAATACTATGATAACGTATTTCCCAACTTATACCACAACTAACTTAGTTAACTCTGACGGTTTAAGTGCTCCCCGTAAAGATTTCGAAACTACTGTCAGATGTGCTGTTTCTTATCCAGGGAACCCTGCGAGCAGAAGAAATAGGTGGTTGCTTTCTCTCTGCAAACAATATCTTAGGACGGGGACCGTGGAGGCCGATGCTACACCTGTCGCTCCCCCTCATCTCGAAGAGGATTCTGGAGATTTAACCGATTCCCAGTCAAGTATAGAGAGTTCATTGTCTTCAAAGAGCGAGAATAGGTATTTACATATGGGAATTCAAGAGGAAGatattttaaatgaaagaattcaAGGATTTTTGTCGAAGAAAGTTCCTAATACTCCAATAGTGGTAGATCTCTTGCCCAAAGATAGGCTTGGTGGGGATACGgcttccttttttggtACCACGGACTCTTATGGTAATTTATTAATCAAGGCAGAAACAGATTTTTTACCTTCTAAGATCAATATTACATTGGACGCCCCTACAGAAGGTCGTGCAGATCCCATATCCGAAACCTTTCCGGTTAATTATGTTTCGCCCTACGGTATTGGTTTAATTAGTGATATTGATGACACCATCAAGCATACTGGCGTTACGGGTGACAGGAGATCGATGTTTCGTAACGTATTTATCCATGACGTAAAATCGTGGGTAGTAGATGGTGTTCCTCTTTGGTACAAGACTTTACATGACGTTGCAGATgttgatttcttttatgTTTCCAACTCTCCTATTCAAacttttcctcttctgaaagaatatatttgCACAAATTTCCCTCCAGgtccaatttttttgaaacaatattctggcaattttttttccactatAATGACTTCAAGTgcaaatagaaaaattcaGCCAATAACTAATATATTAAGGGATTttcccaaaaaaaagtttattctGGTTGGTGATTCTGGTGAACATGATTTAGAAGCGTATACCACTACTGCTTTACAATTTCCGAATCAGATTCTGGCTATTTATATAAGATGCTGCTCCAATTCCATGAGTGATGTCCCATCGcatgatgaagaagttaTGAAGGAAGTGAACAATATTATCGAATTGCAACAGCAACCGATGCAAATAACCAAATCTACCGCACGTACCAGGAGAAGACCTCCGCCACCTCCCATTCCTTCCACCCAAAAGCCATTGCTGACAGAAGAGCAAACCGAAAGTATAAGACTATCACGCCGCAATAAAGATGAGAATAATACTAAAGGAGTTGTGCCCCCACCGTTACCGAAGAGACAGTTACCTAGCCTAGACACCGATACCTACTATGTTCCATCTTCACAAAATGACTATGGCATGTATGGTGCATTTATGGATAAAAAGGCAGACGAATGGAAGAGGAGAGTGATGGACtcaattcaaaaattgagCAATCAAGACACTACATTGATGTTCTTTTCGGATCCAGCATTAAGTTTGGAAGATAGTATCCGCAGAATTAGGGAAAAGTATTCAAACTAA
- the YPT53 gene encoding Rab family GTPase YPT53 (Stress-induced Rab family GTPase~similar to YNL093W), whose protein sequence is MDTSTAAIPRFTIKVVLLGESAVGKSSIVLRFVSNDFKESREPTIGAAFLTKRITKDNKVIKFEIWDTAGQERFAPLAPMYYRNAQAALVVFDVTDEASFYKAQNWVKELHEKVGENIVIALVGNKIDLLNNDGENSNRAMKEPEVQSLCKRENLLYFEASAKTGENIHQIFQTVGEKVPYPKQNTQQNSGHDHTITDNQRFDLESTTVEGTRETGSCNC, encoded by the coding sequence ATGGATACAAGCACAGCAGCTATCCCAAGGTTTACTATTAAAGTAGTTTTACTTGGAGAATCTGCCGTCGGCAAGTCCTCAATAGTCCTCAGATTTGTATCTAACGATTTCAAGGAGAGTAGAGAACCTACCATTGGTGCCGCATTTTTGACAAAGAGAATTACAAAGGACAACAAGGTCataaaatttgaaatatggGATACGGCAGGCCAGGAAAGATTTGCTCCTTTAGCGCCTATGTACTATAGAAACGCTCAGGCTGCTTTGGTAGTTTTTGATGTTACCGATGAAGCGTCTTTTTATAAGGCCCAAAACTGGGTCAAAGAACTACACGAGAAGGTGGGAgaaaatattgttattgcACTGGTGGGAAACAAGATAGATTTGTTGAATAATGATGGCGAAAATTCAAATAGGGCTATGAAGGAACCGGAAGTACAAAGTCTTTGCAAACGAGAAAACCTCTTGTATTTTGAAGCAAGCGCTAAGACTGGTGAGAATATACACcaaatatttcaaacaGTGGGTGAAAAAGTACCATATCCTAAACAAAACACACAACAAAACTCTGGCCATGATCACACAATTACTGACAATCAACGATTCGATCTCGAATCAACAACTGTAGAAGGCACCAGAGAGACTGGGAGTTGTAACTGCTAA
- a CDS encoding S-adenosylmethionine-dependent methyltransferase (S-adenosylmethionine-dependent protein methyltransferase~similar to YNL092W) produces the protein MDGHEYADQRENEAMARVIISFLKYEEYALKEIYNLRVKKWESISDRQKAMVPSYTKYLANLKAAIQENGKFFRSIAEYTMQSISFRPEEIVQPNDSDMCKTCSLLTQVYREWSAEAISERNGLNSRLIPFLKTLSPPKTDILIPGCGTGRLLVDLGRMGYNCEGNEFSYHMLLVSQYLLNAGLLQNQTIIYPFIHCFSHWNRIEDQLSPIKIPDIEARSSNKGMGSMSICAGSFVDCYGRNQGTKISSHYTFSRRMQLNRAKAENSKDVVVTNFFIDTGSNILDYLDTIVHVLKPGGIWCNFGPFLYHFENDHGVETTYEVNPYSGFQDKINDHTPLMGLELSSDDIINIATNRLNFELIRRESGVLCGYGRYAGPESCAMPGYMCHFWILKWNPLNES, from the coding sequence ATGGATGGGCACGAATATGCAGATCAAAGAGAGAATGAAGCTATGGCTCGAGTGATCATATCATTCCTTAAGTATGAAGAGTATGCTCTGAAGGAAATTTACAATTTAAGAGTGAAGAAATGGGAATCGATTTCGGATCGTCAGAAAGCAATGGTCCCAAGCtatacaaaatatttagCAAACCTGAAAGCTGCAATTCAAGAGAACGGCAAGTTCTTTAGAAGCATCGCCGAATATACCATGCAATCAATAAGCTTTAGACCGGAAGAAATAGTACAACCCAACGATTCGGATATGTGTAAAACCTGCTCTTTACTTACGCAAGTTTATAGGGAATGGTCCGCTGAAGCCATTTCCGAACGTAACGGCTTGAATTCGAGGCTcataccatttttgaagaCCCTATCACCTCCTAAAACCGACATTTTGATACCAGGTTGCGGTACAGGACGCCTTCTCGTGGATCTTGGCAGGATGGGCTACAATTGTGAAGGTAATGAATTTTCCTACCACATGCTGCTTGTATCTCAATACCTCTTGAATGCAGGGCTACTCCAAAACCAAACCATCATCTATCCCTTCATACACTGCTTTTCCCACTGGAATAGAATCGAAGATCAGTTGTCTCCCATCAAGATTCCGGACATAGAGGCGCGTTCTTCAAATAAAGGTATGGGGTCTATGTCGATATGCGCTGGCTCGTTTGTCGATTGCTATGGTCGAAATCAAGGCACAAAGATCTCGTCACATTATACATTTTCGCGAAGGATGCAATTAAATAGAGCAAAGGCCGAAAACTCCAAAGATGTTGTAGTAACAAACTTTTTTATAGATACCGGATCGAATATCTTGGATTATTTGGATACTATTGTTCACGTTTTAAAACCAGGCGGAATCTGGTGCAATTTCGgcccttttctttatcactTCGAAAATGACCATGGTGTTGAAACTACCTACGAAGTTAATCCTTACTCCGGATTCCAAGACAAGATTAATGACCATACACCACTGATGGGTCTAGAGCTTTCTAGCGATGATATCATAAACATTGCTACAAATCGCCTGAACTTTGAATTAATACGGAGAGAATCCGGAGTACTTTGTGGGTATGGCCGCTACGCGGGTCCAGAAAGTTGTGCCATGCCTGGATACATGTGCCACTTTTGGATCCTAAAATGGAACCCACTTAATGAATCATAG
- the NST1 gene encoding Nst1p (similar to YNL091W), producing the protein MPPNSKSKRRKNKSKQHNKKNGNLDPEQNINPTQLVPRMEPELYHTESDYPTSRVIKRAPNGDVIVESINTDDDKKKRTANLSHTKDDMDSASTLAFTLDSHWESLSPEEKKTILRIEKEEVFNVIRNYQDDHSCSCSVCGRRHLAMDQEMERIYNTLYAMDKDKDPETNPVKFHLGIIKELQISKNQQQNDFSPTKGEAGKDFLSSSTVGSLKEEVLHFKQKQLSKQEPTHNETADNTSLLEENLNNIHINETPRAISTSFDSVSDEELKQKYSNFTKTFISSHPKIAQEYVQKMMMYPNIRALTDDLINSNGQGFLNAIEDFVRDDQRPTSKIDDSTTEDKASYADLTDPKEFTTMLHSGKPLTENEYSDLQRNIAERMTNAYDTTSKQFKDVSQLEKELFTRFMSGKDKKSFRELIIQSFRKKFDGELGPSVLAATLSSCFSSQSKDNSLDTDSIYEDEDEEDYDDYSEYAEDSEEASEYEGVEAVKKLAQYDEKNDEVRDILHLSHDHDRKRENHPHHHYHSVSTHSEDELSEEECVSDIELPHDPHQHYHHDDGILDEDEDDLEEGDENEEDDEDDTYDSGLDETDRLEEGRKLIQIAITKLLQSRIMASYHEKQADNNRLKLLQELEEEKRKKREKEEKKQKKREKEKEKKRLQQLAKEEEKRKREEEKERLKKELEEREMKRREAQRKKVEEAKRKKDEERKRRLEEQQRREEMQEKQRKQKEELKRKREEEKKRIREQKKIEQEKLQKEKEEEEKQRLIAEDALRKQKLSEEQVPADIRSTKPLTENGVCNSVASQLHPDMISYQEDNGRSINDEILKMVSSVAASKPVSPTGFNIHDLLLPSSDNQIATMEQSHLSHPGNQNSHFGSATIPNALDLSAKSSSQAENNYLMNSQTLENTSLLVPNGSSPTKLLPNAFGLSSWDGLTNTLSNNPTCKPPIIQTTRMESEAQKSSPQPAIPSFGLPNDGTHRKSFTDELNSLTSMLSSAGFADTSLSSSGFPPSQRSVWNDQRSSFSGPTTAGNFNNSSIQGGVLLPPTLGSVESFPNRTSIWDNSSTPMISKSELAGRSITGTVQDTPTFMTSNIWSSNSQYSSPYLASNALQLPGISSGVDESHILDSIYNAYLVISPQDSLNQYVAIGRLFQNVVGLNLDYSTFINKLISMQATYNCEFFTDSNGSITHVRFMRESPTGHSKGLLNQLFNGMNDPTTTSFTSRPHTSAAATFPIASSTTQTT; encoded by the coding sequence ATGCCCCCAAACTCCAAGAgtaagagaagaaagaacaaatcCAAGCAACacaataagaaaaatgggAACTTGGATCCtgaacaaaatataaatcCTACGCAATTAGTACCTCGAATGGAGCCCGAGCTATATCACACAGAATCGGATTACCCAACTTCAAGAGTAATAAAAAGAGCACCCAATGGCGACGTCATCGTAGAATCAATAAATACGGACGATGATAAGAAAAAGCGTACGGCGAATTTGAGCCATACTAAAGATGATATGGATTCAGCTTCTACATTAGCTTTTACTCTAGATTCTCACTGGGAATCATTATCgccagaagaaaagaaaactattttACGAATCGAAAAGGAGGAAGTATTTAACGTCATAAGAAATTATCAGGATGATCATAGCTGCAGTTGCTCCGTTTGTGGACGCCGTCATTTAGCAATGGATCAAGAAATGGAGCGTATATATAATACACTTTACGCCATGGATAAGGATAAAGACCCCGAAACCAATCCTGTCAAATTTCACTTAGGCATAATAAAGGAGCTacaaatttccaaaaatcaACAACAGAATGATTTTTCTCCCACAAAAGGTGAAGCTGGAAAAGATTTCCTTTCATCGAGTACAGTTGGCTCCCTGAAAGAGGAAGTGCTGCATTTCAAACAAAAGCAACTTTCAAAACAAGAACCAACACATAATGAAACAGCGGACAACACTTCATtacttgaagaaaatttgaacaATATACACATTAACGAAACTCCTAGAGCAATTTCCACAAGTTTTGATTCTGTGAGCGACGAGGAGTTGAAGCAAAAATACTCTAACTTCACAAAAACATTTATTTCATCCCACCCTAAAATAGCGCAGGAGTACgttcaaaaaatgatgatgTATCCAAATATTAGAGCATTGACTGATGATTTAATTAATAGCAACGGACAAGGCTTTCTAAATGCGATTGAAGACTTTGTGCGAGATGACCAGAGACCAACATCAAAAATAGACGATAGCACCACTGAAGATAAAGCTTCTTACGCAGATTTAACTGATCCAAAGGAGTTTACGACAATGCTACATAGTGGAAAACCTCTAACAGAAAACGAATATTCAGACCTTCAGCGCAACATTGCTGAGAGGATGACTAATGCGTACGACACAACAAGTAAGCAATTCAAAGACGTATCACAGTTAGAGAAGGAGCTATTTACACGATTCATGTCAGGAAAGGACAAAAAATCTTTCAGAGAGTTGATAATACAATCCTTTAGAAAAAAGTTCGATGGGGAATTAGGTCCATCTGTCCTGGCAGCCACTTTAAGTTCGTGCTTTTCATCTCAATCGAAGGATAATTCGTTGGATACTGATTCTATAtacgaagatgaagatgaagaagattatGATGACTACTCAGAATACGCTGAAGATAGCGAAGAGGCTTCTGAGTATGAAGGGGTAGAGGCAGTCAAAAAACTTGCACAgtatgatgaaaaaaatgatgagGTACGTGACATATTGCATTTGAGTCATGATCACGACCGTAAACGAGAGAACCATCCTCACCATCACTATCACAGTGTCAGTACACATAGCGAGGATGAATTGAGTGAAGAGGAATGCGTCTCCGATATCGAATTACCGCATGATCCTCATCAACACTATCACCACGATGATGGAATCCTagacgaagatgaagatgacttGGAGGAAGgggatgaaaatgaagaggatgatgaagatgatacTTATGACAGCGGTCTTGATGAAACCGACCGTTTAGAAGAAGGTCGAAAGTTGATTCAGATAGCCATTACGAAATTGCTTCAAAGTCGAATAATGGCTTCATATCATGAGAAACAAGCAGATAACAATAGATTAAAACTCCTACAAgaactagaagaagaaaagagaaaaaaaagagaaaaggaagaaaagaagcagaaaaaaagagaaaaagagaaggaaaagaagagactACAACAATTAGccaaagaggaagaaaaacgaaaaagagaagaggaaaaagaaaggctGAAAAAGGAATTAGAGGAGCGTGAAATGAAAAGACGAGAGGctcaaaggaaaaaagttgaagaagCCAAACGGAAGAAAGATGAGGAAAGAAAACGTAGATTAGAAGAGCAGCAGCGGAGAGAAGAGATGCAAGAAAAGCAACGCAAACAGAAAGAGGAACTGAAACGCAAGAGGGAAGAGGAGAAGAAACGTATTAGagaacagaaaaaaatagaacaagaaaagctacaaaaagaaaaggaagaagaggagaaaCAAAGATTAATCGCAGAGGATGCGCTGAGAAAACAGAAATTGAGCGAAGAACAGGTACCTGCGGACATCCGTTCTACAAAACCTCTTACTGAGAATGGAGTTTGCAACTCTGTTGCATCTCAATTGCATCCCGACATGATTAGTTACCAAGAGGATAATGGTCGCAGTATCAATGATGAAATACTTAAAATGGTTAGTAGCGTAGCGGCATCCAAACCAGTTTCACCAACCGGATTTAACATTCATGATCTGCTTCTTCCTTCATCTGACAACCAGATAGCTACTATGGAACAATCACATTTGTCTCATCCAGGCAACCAAAACAGCCATTTTGGAAGCGCAACTATTCCAAATGCGTTAGATTTGTCTGCAAAATCTTCCTCACAGGCTGAAAACAACTATTTGATGAACTCGCAAACTCTGGAAAATACTAGTCTGTTGGTGCCTAATGGCTCATCGCCAACTAAGCTATTGCCAAATGCCTTTGGTTTATCATCTTGGGATGGCTTGACAAATACATTGTCCAATAACCCTACTTGTAAACCACCGATTATTCAAACAACAAGAATGGAATCAGAAGCCCAGAAATCCAGTCCTCAACCAGCCATACCATCTTTTGGACTACCCAACGATGGTACTCATCGGAAATCGTTTACTGACGAGTTAAACTCTTTGACTAGCATGCTGTCCTCTGCTGGGTTCGCGGATACATCACTTTCATCATCAGGATTCCCCCCATCACAGCGTTCTGTATGGAACGACCAAAGGAGTTCATTTTCGGGACCGACGACTGCAGGGAACTTTAACAACAGCAGTATACAAGGCGGTGTGTTGCTGCCACCAACATTGGGAAGCGTTGAATCATTTCCAAACCGAACTTCTATCTGGGACAACAGCAGTACTCCTATGATAAGCAAATCCGAGCTAGCTGGTCGCAGTATAACTGGTACTGTACAAGATACCCCTACGTTCATGACATCAAACATCTGGTCTAGCAACAGTCAATATAGTTCACCTTATTTGGCTAGCAATGCTCTTCAACTCCCTGGAATTTCGAGCGGAGTGGATGAAAGCCACATCCTGGATAGCATCTACAATGCTTACTTAGTTATTTCCCCGCAAGATAGCTTAAACCAGTATGTTGCTATTGGGAGACTATTCCAAAACGTAGTCGGGCTTAACCTGGATTACTCAACATTCATCAACAAACTGATAAGCATGCAGGCAACCTACAATTGCGAGTTCTTCACTGATAGCAATGGATCTATTACGCACGTTCGATTCATGAGAGAAAGTCCCACAGGTCATTCGAAAGGGCTGCTAAACCAACTCTTCAATGGCATGAACGATCCAACTACTACATCTTTCACGTCAAGGCCTCATACCTCCGCAGCGGCCACCTTTCCGATTGCCTCTTCAACTACGCAAACCACCTAA
- the RHO2 gene encoding Rho family GTPase RHO2 (Non-essential small GTPase of the Rho/Rac family of Ras-like proteins~similar to YNL090W) yields the protein MSEKAVRRKLVIIGDGACGKTSLLYVFTLGKFPEQYHPTVFENYVTDCRVDGIKVSLTLWDTAGQEEYERLRPFSYSKADIILIGFAVDNFESLINARTKWADEALRYCPDAPIVLVGLKKDLRQESHFKENGTDEMVPIEDAKQVARAIGAKKYMECSALTGEGVDDVFEVATRTSLLMKKEPGANCCIIL from the coding sequence ATGTCTGAAAAGGCCGTTAGAAGGAAACTCGTTATTATTGGCGATGGTGCTTGTGGAAAGACGTCTTTACTATATGTATTTACACTAGGAAAGTTCCCAGAACAGTATCATCCCACAGTATTCGAAAATTATGTCACTGATTGCAGAGTAGATGGAATAAAAGTGTCTTTAACTCTTTGGGACACAGCCGGACAGGAGGAATACGAACGTCTTCGTCCATTTTCCTATTCAAAAGCagatataatattaattgGGTTTGCTGTAGATAACTTTGAATCACTAATCAACGCAAGAACAAAATGGGCAGATGAAGCATTACGATATTGCCCTGACGCACCGATCGTTCTTGTGGGCTTAAAGAAGGATTTGAGGCAAGAATCCCATTTCAAAGAGAATGGTACTGATGAAATGGTTCCCATTGAGGATGCAAAACAAGTTGCGAGGGCTATTGGTGCCAAGAAATACATGGAGTGTAGTGCGCTGACTGGCGAAGGTGTGGACGATGTCTTCGAAGTAGCTACAAGAACCAGTTTACTTATGAAAAAGGAACCAGGGGCCAACTGTTGCATAATCTTATGA